The following DNA comes from Vigna radiata var. radiata cultivar VC1973A chromosome 4, Vradiata_ver6, whole genome shotgun sequence.
GAATTGTCCGGCCTATACGGTACAagtaataattcaaattataattataataaggattaaataaaatattcaaaatatgtataataaaatgttatatttctttatatatttgtatatatagtacaatttttaatttataaataatgtataaataataataataatagaaaaaagcACTAAGTGTTCATATTTTATAGTTAGAAAACTTGAACTTTCTCTGTTCACAATTTACGAATAATTTGAGAGGAGGGAATAATGGAAAAACCATAATTGGAGACTAGGGAATAATGAAAAAACCACCCATATTCTCAAACAATTAACTGAACTTAAATTAACTTAGTTTAcaaaatagtatatttaattttactatggattagttttttaaaatgtaatatagtacagttaattATAGTATAAATCAATTAGTTTTGTCCACCCACAATAAGtacacatatataattaattgaaaatcaaTGAATAATAGTTAACTAAATAACTAATGTtgtctcaaattttaaaaataataattgaaaagaaagttttttcaaaatcctacaaaatcctacatatatatagaaaaagttataataataataatgtatgaaTTGTTTCATCCTTTACCTCcaataatttcattttgcacttctattttttttttttaatttcaaaattgttcTTTGTAATTCAAAAACTTATACATTCTATTTTTTTGCTTTaccatatttcaaaattcaataaaaaaaaatttcatcagaCATCGAAATCCGACGAAGgatttctcaatattttttataatttgataaaggacattttctttatcaaattttgaaattcagtgaaagattttttatttttttattattttaaaatacattttgaagtttttgaaaagtTCTTCATTTTTcgatattcaatgaaaaaatgaaaaattttcatcatattttaaaatcaaatgaaaaaaaatccttcatcgaatttttaaaatataatcaaatgaaaaaaattcgaTGAAGAAAAAgttcttcacaaaatttcaaaatatgatgaagaaaaatataatctctaaagttatttttgaaaattggaaGGTGAAATAATTAGAGTTACCACCAAAAGTATAGGTGTAAAGATGTTACAGTGAATTTGAGTCCATAGACTGGCCTGAAAAAGCCCACTAAAAGGGTCCGAgtagaaaaaagaaaggtagTTTCTTTTTGCACCTACTAACTTTATCTAAGTATcttcactctcttttttttcatttatcttttttaatcatacaatttaaaattaatttttaagttttggattacataataaaaaatcaaaacaatcttttttattgaaagtcaaaaataatgtttgaattataaaatatgaaaatgatttttatatgaaaaattagtttttgaattaCACAATTcgaaatttatttgattttcatatTACACAGTCCCAAAGTCATTTCTAGATTTTGGATtgtataatttgaatattcttttgaaaatatttttggcCATATTACGCTCGAGAAAGGAAAAtgggagatttttttttttggaggtgcagaaaGAATGTTATGGAGGTGCATAAGATATTGAGCCAACTATTTTCTAAAATGAGTCTAAATTGAGCCataactatatttaaaaaattagttatcaGAATTGTTATATCTAAAAAATCAGAagtaatttcttaaatttgccgtaaattaaaaaatatacatattttttttatgaaagtatAATTAGGTAAGTCATAAAAGGAGAGATTATTTGGGTGAGAGCATAGGAGTTTCCAAATAGagcataaaataatatagtagTAGGAAGAGGATGATAATGCAAGTTGCAGATATCTACGTTTCCTTCCACTTGCCATGTGATGTGCTGTCTGTGTGGAACTTTCCTGTCCATTTATGTCCATATTAGCTGTCACCCTCAATAACCACACTCACCTTTTCACCAAATCTAACATAAAGGGATTTTTATCTtctacaaataatattttcataagaATTTTATGATCCAACATCAAAGCACAGTGCctataatttattcatatattaaaaattccaATCCTCTGATACAATAAACCAAGAAATTTCCCTGTACAATAAGAaaattcccttttttttttccatcgaAATAGGTGGAACCCCAAAATTCTTCATATTTACACTTCAAAATATAACTCAAAATAGTGAGAGTGAGAGCAATAAGAGCTTGCCGCCAAAAAATCCCAGCCCTTATGAAGAACTTAGATCCCATGCAGAAGAAATGAATTATCTTACCTACTTGATGGCATAAGAACGAGTACACACTGATTCAAGAGCCTCCGTGAACAAGGAAGAGAAACTGGTCAATGCCTGAAACACACCAGGCAACCCTGTCTGCAAATTGTTCAGGGTCATGGCTCTTGTTACCTCCACAGCTTTTGAATGCCTCAGCATTTCATCTTCAACGCGCCTTTGGCAGGTTGCCAGTTCCAGTTTTTTCTCCGCCAGTGGATCGCGAGCATCCAGACCCTGTCCATTGTCAGCTGCTGTATCAGGAAGGCTAATTCCTACCATAGAATATGAACTGTAGAACTTCCTCTCTAGGTTTCTCACAGAGGAAGCCTTTTTCTCAAGTTCCTTTGATGCTGTCTCGgttcttttcttcatcttcagcTCTTCAGTTTGCTTGGAAGATATCACATGGACAACATTGATAAAGCTCTTTATGGCTTCAGATGCAACCGTGTCTGGAACACGGTCAAGTGCCAGTTTCCATTCATCAAAAAAGTGGTATGTATCAGAGTTGTCCCTGCTGTTGTTGATGTTATCATTGTCCACTGGAAGAAGACTGAGCTTGAACCAGCCATGCAAGGAATGGATGAACTCCCGCTGAAATTTTATCAGGCGACAAAAACTTGAGTGCCAGGCTGACACGGCTGCTTCCAGGTCCCGTGTAGCCTGCCTGTGCAGTTCAGAAGTGGAGTCACCTCTTGAAGATCTGTTCACAAGGCCACGGACTTGCTGCACTATGTTGCTTTGAATTTCATGGTAATTATGCATTGCTTTCCACATGTACATAAATCTACAATTTCACATGTCACAATTCACAAACATAATAAGACAACAACGTTATCTTGATAAGTAATTGTTGCTGGGAGACAAATTTTTAATGCATAAAATTCAGTACAAAATATATAGGGAATGACAGATAATCTAAATTTCACTCCCACTCGGCTCAATAATCATCTGCCACATTGAACGTTCACACAGAATGTGGAAACATCTTGCTTTCATGCTATCTTACACTACCCACAACATATACAACATATCTTACTGCAAAATTGACCCTGATTGGTTATTTGGAACAGTAAAACGGAAACAGATGAATATCAGTAACATCAGTGTAAGTTTTTACAGCTTATAACACCCAGTCAAATAGTTTAGAATCAGTTAACAAGGGTTATCCCATTGTATGGTTTAACATACCTACTCCATCCATAAATTAGTTATGCTCGTATGGAGcctaaaaagacaaaataacaTTCCGACAGATGCACTGGTGGGCCAAGGTTTGATTATAAGAGGTAGGCAGTTGTTGGACAGTTTAGTACAAAGAAGCACATGCAATTACGCAGAGCTGATAAAACAAGTGGCATACGAGAGCGGTAAGTCATAATGTTTTCAACTACCACCCAAGATTTTCTTGACCCAAATTAGGCAGCACATTCACGAGGTAAATGAGGGCatttgaaaaagtgaaaaagcaTTTCAATTCTTACAGTTAAACTCAAAAGTTCTTTAATAGGGTTGGTAACTTGTATCAGCTCAAGGTTCTCTCACATTCCACCAGATTAAATCAACATTTACAAAATATCCAATGAACAAGACAGCATGATCCTATATTATGGTCTCACAACAAGCAGCACAGTCTTCAAGTGTGTTTGATCATGAAGCCTAAATATGacatttaatttgtttgtaaatggATACAATAAGACCAAAAcacttgaaattttcattagtCCAAAATACTAGACAATTTTTGGGAGCCAATTAAGTTATTAAAGTTCATCCATTACAGCAGTAAAAATAAGCACGTCAGTGAACTCCCATATGCATGATTTGCTGTAAAATTGGATTAATAGATAATCACCATAGTTCTTCACTTCTTTGTTGATTAATGATGTAATAATGATCCAATCTCATGTACAAGAACTTGATTATTTAGCTATCCACAAAATGTGGAGCTACCAAAACAGTAAAGCTATTGAAGAAGAGACATACCCATGAATGAGAGCAACAAGCTGAGGGACCAGAGCAGAGTCCCTAAGGCCAACAATGGCAGTTGAGGTGGTAGACACAGCCTGAGAAGTGACAACTATGAGTGACTGCAGCCTATTTATGGAAGTCTTGGTTTTGAATATCTTAGCTTCATCCTCTCCCTTGTATTCCTGAGTCTGCAGAGCTGACAATTTCTTTTCATGTTCGATCTTAACACCTTCTCTAGCCTTAATTCAAGCACAATTTGTAGAAAGTGTTAGCATAGCACACCTCGTTTCCAAACCACATGCTTTAGGTTTTTAGCTAAAAATAAATGCAACAGAACCACCTGACTTCAGTTTGGTAAAAAGGCAGCCAAGTTGGACACAGCATTTATGGTGATTTCAAACATCCATGACAATATCCTAGgcattactttatttttttttttcttttagtgcCGTAAGTCTAAAGAAACGTGCCTTTTTCAGTAAgaatacacacacacatgtatATGTGACAGAAAATGTTTGCCCTTCACACATAGACCCAATTGAATGTGAACAATCAATCACATGCAAGACAAAATTTGAAGAAACAGACAACTggtttaattacttaaaatctGTTAATCGCTCGGTTCCTCTGTAGTCAGTGGTTTATCTCACTGAGGTTTAAAAGAGTTAATTAAGGGTGTGGGCATTTCAGTCATTTCATTtcacacaaaataaattatgaatgaatCATAAGCAAACCTGGTTTACCGTATGACCAAATATACACTTAAATCATTACATGACATGTGTAAAAGCATTTTGGGATAAGTATGTTTCTATGATGGAGCATTATTTGTACCACAATAATAAAGGTTGGTCCCAACAACCGAGGCTATTTTGGTCAATTCAAAATGGTGAAAAAGGGGAAGGAGGTCATTTTCACACTAAACAGTCAAATTCTGCTGTGACCTTACGCTACCAAAGTCCAACATAACCTACACCGTTTCCTTTTTTCCTTCACCTTTTTATGCTCTcgaaaaatataattcatttttctaaaaagggaACCTCTTTATTATCCAAATAACACCACCGCCCtagaaattaagataaaattaccTTAACCTCCTCGTACAGCTTTTTCTCCCATGCCAAAAGCCGTTCTATGGTGGAGCAAAGACTCTTTGAACCGCCCGGTTCATCCAGCGAACCGGTGTCCAGCCGGTACTTAACCGCCAGTGGCGGTTTCGAGGTCCAACTTGAGCTCAGATTGCTCAATATGCTGCTCGAGTGATACACAGTCTCTGCAAAATCAAAACCATCCCTTAATTTTCAAGAAAACTCAAAACCGTGAACTCTTCATTCGGAAATTGACCCAAAAGCATAAAAGCGAAATCTCCCCAATGACCAAACACAAACCTCATAAAAACCCCAATTAAATATCTTTAACACAAATTCAAAATGTCCAATCCAATTTAAACATGGAAATAAAACTTCAAACATTTCCAAGTTGGTTTTCCAATTAAAATTAGAAGCAAAACTTTGCAAACAAGagttagaaaagaaaatctttacatttttttagtaCTCTTCTCTTAACAGATTCAAAGTTTCTGTTTTTCAATTGTGATTCGAGACCAACAAAAAACAATATTCAAATAATCGAAACAAATTGTTTGAGTTTGTAAAACATACTCCTCAATTGTTTGAAGCTGCGATCGAGCTGAGCCTTACTGATCTCGAGCATCTCCGAAACCTGATCTCCGGCGGAAGCAGCATTATCAAAATTCTCTTTAATAGCTTCCACGATCTCCCTCAAGTCCCTGTGCctcaccaccatcttcatctcCGCGACGGAGGACGCGGCGTCGAACCCCTTAGCGCCGCCGCCAGCCGCAACGGACTCGGCCCGCATGGACGACCCGAAATTCGACCGGGTCCCGATCTCGGACCTCGACGCCACATCCTCCTCCACcccatcatcatcgtcatcggATGAACTCGTGGTGCTGTAATGATCCCCCCACTCACTGCACTGAACCTCTTCCCTCTCAGTCTCGGTATACTCTTCAGGAAGATGGTGATGAGAGTGAGAATCAGAGTGAATGTGAGAGGGAGAGCGGGAGTGGGAGTAAGCTTTTTGAGTCTCGTGTTTTCCGTCGAAGTAATCGTATTCAGATCTCTCGGAGTCGGAGTCATGAATTTGAGGATTGGTGGGTTGGGTTTTGTGGGAGTAATGAGAGGctgtttgtgttttgtgagaGTGAAGGGAAGGTGTTTGCGTTTGTGTTTGAGTCTGAGCCTGCGAGAGTTTTtgttggtgttggtgttggtgTTCTTCAGGGAAGTAATCGGAAGCGGGAGGAGGTGGAGGGGGGTAGAAATTTTCCCAGTTCCAAACAGAGGAGGTTTGGGAAGGGGTGGATGAGTATGTTGAATGCGCAGTGGGGAAAAAGTTCGAAGGAAAATTCGACGCTTGGCTTCGTGGCGTGGAGGAGGGGCTCGAGTCGGAAAGAATATGGGGTAGCTTCGGCGGCGGCGGCTTGCGGCGGCGGTGTTGGATGGGGGCGAGTTTCGGCGGCGGAGAAGGGTTGAAGGGTGGTGGAGAGTGGTGAGGGTGGTGGGGGTGGTGGCGAGGTGGTGAGGGTGGGCGAGTGTGGTGGATGGGAGGGGGTGGTTGTTGGGAGTTGTTGAGGAAGACGGCAGGGGTGTGGTCAGAGACGGAGAGGGGTTCGCCGGCGGCGAAGGTGGAGAGGGCGGAGCCGGTTAGGCGGAGGGAACGGCAGTAGTCGGAGTGGGCGGCAGCGAGTTGGTGGCGCGCGTAGACGGCATCCTTCATTAGACGGCGGCGGTCCTTGCAACGACGCACGGTGTCCTCGTTTTCTAGCTTGGACGCCGTGCAACCCATGGTGGCGCGTGGGGGAAGAGGAGTGGGACAAGTCAGTGGTGTTGGGTTTAAGTGAATGATGGGGCGAGAGACATTGTGAgaagtgagtgagtgagtgagtgagtgaagtgcttgttttgttgtttgtttgtatCGTCTATGGAATTTATTAAGAAACAGTAGCTTATTGTTTTGGTGATAATGTGACATTAAAAGACGGTAATCATGGTGGGTGAACACTGATTTAATACTGCTTCAATGCTGTCACCTTTTTTTTTACCTTCTAATTTTAAcctatgcatgcatgcatgatcaaattttgatttatattaagTACTTCTATTActtgttcatattttttaatgagtTATTCAAATTGGTAAATTTTTAATGCATTTATCTCGTAAATGATATTTATCAAATAACATCTATTCACTTCTTTCACAAGTTCTTTTTAGTGACACTaggttcaaaattattttctactttgttttcattagaacaaaatttttgtTACTTAAGTAAAATTCTACCCTTTCAACCAAGATTAACCCAACATCAATCTAAACCGTCACTCTCAATTTTAATCGagtaaaaaaatcttatttgaatgaaattatcttataaatatgCATTGTACTCATAGGGACCGGACGACTTGTGTATCTGTAGGAACTAGACGATCTGTGTGTGACATTCAGGCACTGACGAGGGTGGAGAGTGACCGTCAGTGCAAAAGACACGGATAAGGAGCAACTCCTAGCAgacttctagtggaaggggcacatggacgaatcgtaCATAcatcggaatgagagggatctaggcactgtataggtatgagactatacggttgaaggatagcttaaaggaattaatttgactactcatatcaacaaatgcatttgtttttcgatAGCTTATTCCATAAGAACTCCATAGTTAAACGTgtttagcctggagtaatttaggatGGATGACCTTCTACGAAGTCCTTCTAAGGAAGCCTTGTCCAACGTGCTTGGCATGTTAACCTTATCTATATCGTTCCTATTCCAACTCAGCGACGACAACGAATTCAACCGTACCCGGCTAGACAGAAAATATGACCAAACGTCCAAAAGATAAATTGTGTAAATATTAATGTGGTCCGACCTCACAACCGaaacatacataattttttcacAACACAAACGTgtcaacaataataataagtttaaaatagttcaaataaataacttaaagttaaagttttagtttgattaaataaaaaattgaactaataatttattgtttaatcaaataattaagattttagaatgaaatatccacattagatattttttgtaaattaaaattattaaagtcttatatctattattttataacaacatTATGTTATACATAACTGGGACATTTTCTTCTTGTTATCAtcttaacattaattataagatgtaaataaaagatatctgtgtaaaactgaaattaaattctaaaaaaggttttaaaattaaaaggacCATAGTGGAAACTACTAAAACTATAAagactatgaaaaaaaaatcaaattataaaaaatatacataaaaaaagataaaaataatatttatttatttatttttctcagaGTTAATGGATTTTACGGTAAACTCTCTTGGTACAACCAAATTAGTTTTTCCAtccttctccatttttttttcctttttatccttaatataacaaaataggTAAAACAAGTATGCTTCTATGGTAAATTAcgaaataaaacaataatatgaGGGACAATTTATTGGATTAGATAATGTAACTTACAGTATTATTAGTGagtttttttttcacttaattaagttttttcaatttgtggtaaaatcaatgaaaaaaaagttatcaccCAAGTAGTTCGTTCAACAtatcatattttcataattCAAACTAAGATATGATTGAATAATaagtaaacaataaattaaaatcaactcaTGTTTgattggaaagaaaaataaaaaaataaaaaattgttgattCCCTTCTCGCATAATTTTTGTGTCAGATTTGGCTTGAAACATCAGAAAGTCAACTATATGGAATATTGTTCATCAAGcttaattttcattgaaaatgtcttaca
Coding sequences within:
- the LOC106759264 gene encoding nitrate regulatory gene2 protein translates to MGCTASKLENEDTVRRCKDRRRLMKDAVYARHQLAAAHSDYCRSLRLTGSALSTFAAGEPLSVSDHTPAVFLNNSQQPPPPIHHTRPPSPPRHHPHHPHHSPPPFNPSPPPKLAPIQHRRRKPPPPKLPHILSDSSPSSTPRSQASNFPSNFFPTAHSTYSSTPSQTSSVWNWENFYPPPPPPASDYFPEEHQHQHQQKLSQAQTQTQTQTPSLHSHKTQTASHYSHKTQPTNPQIHDSDSERSEYDYFDGKHETQKAYSHSRSPSHIHSDSHSHHHLPEEYTETEREEVQCSEWGDHYSTTSSSDDDDDGVEEDVASRSEIGTRSNFGSSMRAESVAAGGGAKGFDAASSVAEMKMVVRHRDLREIVEAIKENFDNAASAGDQVSEMLEISKAQLDRSFKQLRKTVYHSSSILSNLSSSWTSKPPLAVKYRLDTGSLDEPGGSKSLCSTIERLLAWEKKLYEEVKAREGVKIEHEKKLSALQTQEYKGEDEAKIFKTKTSINRLQSLIVVTSQAVSTTSTAIVGLRDSALVPQLVALIHGFMYMWKAMHNYHEIQSNIVQQVRGLVNRSSRGDSTSELHRQATRDLEAAVSAWHSSFCRLIKFQREFIHSLHGWFKLSLLPVDNDNINNSRDNSDTYHFFDEWKLALDRVPDTVASEAIKSFINVVHVISSKQTEELKMKKRTETASKELEKKASSVRNLERKFYSSYSMVGISLPDTAADNGQGLDARDPLAEKKLELATCQRRVEDEMLRHSKAVEVTRAMTLNNLQTGLPGVFQALTSFSSLFTEALESVCTRSYAIK